In Tiliqua scincoides isolate rTilSci1 chromosome 1, rTilSci1.hap2, whole genome shotgun sequence, the following are encoded in one genomic region:
- the CNBD2 gene encoding cyclic nucleotide-binding domain-containing protein 2 — protein sequence MSFEELNDSSNIKGYQGDIWLECLWEQRSEPCIIRTLPRVKIKNFHRLIVNIILMNRVCKAFQHGQKEFSGFELMKEGCNEIDVDKRSGHMAFGRLEFSVTKEHFPFRAVQITKKPPEWRTESEIRHLQNRMLVLESFRQYSPTLQFLLAKVIRFERFGRRRVIVRKGHVGRSFYFIYYGTVAVTNDEDGSSAFVESAPTLIHKGASFGEVALLKGTRRNATIVCMEETELLVVDKVDFFNYELDKELYREFRNRYEYLRTIDLFETMPDATLEKLAHFCKIERFQYGQVITNDITESTTVIFITKGVCEILRLVDLTTCPSYHKWLSKQLGFPKPKFQMTGRQPSTVETSCADRFKSTMWSSCSGRKLAKLKANYLHQPVNKLYEGFERQSSLFKGKKSVVINVETCDTRSFNVVGSSKEIVQNIVSGNKLSLSTSYGELPRSAAAAVYIRMDELRKGEYLANLQDTRPMALVSKGAEIIRFKKEKLEEVVDDATVLKLCQINIKYPSDDELCQVFLQLNAWEMFKKDLLNLVMKPKLMKMVHPPDPWPTDEIYDSWYVNQAGILDLTELTYKKKLPPPKYRFVPVRLGHAKETLPKVEPRLIHGIDVLRPSLNGAF from the exons ATGTCTTTTGAAGAGCTAAATGATAGTTCCAACATCAAAGGTTACCAGGGAGACATATGGCTGGAATGTCTATGGGAACAGAGGTCAGAGCCCTGCATAATTCGTACACTGCCCAGAGTCAAAATCAAG AATTTCCACAGGCTCATTGTGAATATTATCCTGATGAACAGGGTATGCAAAGCTTTCCAGCATGGTCAGAAGGAGTTCTCAGGCTTTGAACTCATGAAGGAAGGGTGTAATGAGATCGACGTG GACAAGAGAAGTGGCCATATGGCGTTTGGCCGCCTTGAGTTCAGCGTCACAAAG GAGCATTTTCCCTTTAGAGCAGTCCAGATAACCAAGAAACCACCCGAATGGAGAACTGAGTCCGAAATAAGGCATTTACAAAACCGCATGCTTGTTCTAGAAAGTTTCCGACAATATAGTCCAACTTTGCAGTTTCTTTTAGCCAAAGTGATTCGCTTTGAACG GTTTGGGCGCAGGAGAGTGATCGTCAGGAAAGGGCACGTGGGGCGCAGTTTCTATTTCATCTATTATGGCACAGTTGCTGTCACTAATGACGAAGATGGTAGCAGTGCCTTTGTAGAAAGCGCTCCAACTTTGATTCATAAAGGTGCATCTTTTGGT GAAGTAGCCCTTTTGAAAGGCACCCGGAGAAATGCCACTATTGTCTGTATGGAGGAAACAGAATTGCTGGTAGTGGATAAAGTAGATTTTTTTAACTATGAACTAGACAAGGAGCTTTATCGAGAGTTCCGGAATCGTTATGAGTATTTGAG AACTATTGATCTTTTTGAAACAATGCCTGATGCTACATTAGAGAAGTTAGCTCATTTCTGCAAAATAGAGAGGTTCCAGTATGGGCAGGTGATTACCAATGACATCACAGAGTCAACCACCGTAATATTTATCACAAAG GGTGTTTGTGAGATTTTGCGACTGGTGGACCTCACTACGTGTCCATCTTATCACAAGTGGCTCTCTAAACAACTCGGCTTTCCCAAGCCCAAATTTCAAATGACAGGAAGGCAACCTAGCACTGTTG AGACGTCGTGTGCTGACAGATTCAAAAGTACCATGTGGAGTTCCTGCAGTGGGCGGAAACTGGCTAAGCTGAAAGCCAACTATCTACATCAGCCGGTGAATAAACTCTATGAAGGCTTCGAAAGGCAAAGTTCTCTATTCAAGGGCAAGAAAAGTGTGGTGATCAATGTGGAGACCTGTGATACTAG GTCATTCAATGTGGTGGGGAGTAGTAAGGAAATTGTTCAAAATATTGTATCAGGAAATAAATTATCACTCTCAACTTCCTATGGAGAGCTGCCACGATCTGCTGCTGCGGCCGTGTATATCAGAATGGATGAACTGCGTAAAGGGGAGTATCTA GCAAATCTGCAAGATACCCGTCCCATGGCTTTGGTCAGTAAAGGAGCCGAGATAATCCGttttaagaaagaaaagcttGAGGAAGTTGTTGATGATGCGACAGTATTGAAATTATGCCAAATAAATATTAAGTATCCCAG TGATGACGAGCTATGTCAGGTCTTCCTCCAGCTGAATGCCTGGGAAATGTTTAAGAAAGATTTACTGAACCTTGTGATGAAGCCCAAACTCATGAAGATGGTACATCCTCCAGATCCATGGCCCACAGATGAAATCTATGATTCTTGGTATGTGAACCAAGCAGGAATCTTGGACTTGACTGAACTTACCTATAAAAAAAAGCTCCCACCACCAAAATACAGATTCGTACCTGTGCGGTTGGGACACGCAAAAGAGACCCTACCAAAAGTTGAGCCAAGATTGATTCATGGGATTGATGTATTGCGACCCAGTCTGAATGGAGCATTTTAG